One Arachis hypogaea cultivar Tifrunner chromosome 18, arahy.Tifrunner.gnm2.J5K5, whole genome shotgun sequence genomic window, tagttaggcaaacaaaaagtagtgtttgagagttcaaaagacattaaacaatataaataatattgaAAGAGCAAGTAAAaatgttgggaataaaatatggagaaggcagttaaggtttcagagttatctatttttccggattaacttttcttactaactattttagtcatgtaggatttaatttatggcaacttATATGTGACTAgaacctaattccttagacctttctagtctcctctaattttcatcaattgccaattccttggtcaattaattccaattagggggtgatgatcaaattccagtttatatgccacaaaaactctaattacccaaataaaaggattatatgtcacgtatcccattaaatccagataattaaaatttagaagaatatattttcaagctgttgttcaagtaaagagcttttccaagttatacaagaactaaaatagaaagagggtcatacttccgtttcacccaaattcataagataaagagcgaaaccaattcttaaattataaatccatacatgaattaaaatagaaaaagtaataaaatcaatccatacaaatagacagagctcctaaccttaacaatggaggattagttgctcatggttcagagtagaaagctgtggaatatggaatgtaaatttgtatagtatTAGAATGGGATCCCCCCtaaaagagaagtttcttttcctttttatatctaatcctaattaatttaatctaatttctaaaattaaaataatatcttttcctaaaaataatatttgaatttaaattagaattaatcaaataatCAGCAAATCTTCAATGGAAGGATGGGGACCACTTATTTTGTCCATTctgtagcttctaatctgtgttttctggggtggaaactgggtcaaaacagcccagaaattgcccccagcatttttctgcgttttctgcacgtggcgcatgtcacgcgtacgcgtcagtcacgcgtaagCGCCAATGGTCTTTTTTGCGAGTAACGCGGACGCGTTGGTCACGCGCATATGTCGCTGTGcaattcttcaaatcacgcgtacgcgtcagtcacgcgcacgcgtcgctcctcgctgccatctcctttgattcttgtgctgcagaaactccatcaaatccagccgaatgctacctaaaataaacaaaattacaaaagactcaaagtagcatccatattggctaaaagataattaattctttattaaactcaacaaattagatgcaaagcCACTAGGAAAAgttaggaaagatgctcacgcatcagtgcactagagcttgagggttgattgttggagGTATTCGATGATCCAATATGGGAGACGAGGGCTTGTATAGCGGAGGTCAGACCGGTAAGTGTGCTTTCCAGGGtcttttgtccttgtgcaagagattgAAGCATCTCGTCATAGGAAGATGAAGGGGGGCAATTGtcttggaattggggtggttctaagtatagctcataaggctcttggtatggtgggtaaggattagggttaTATGGGGATGTCTGGTGGTAaggtgcttgtgagtatggtggttcaaagttatgttgaggaggggattcataggtatattgtggtgggtgttgattgtcacgGAGAGGTCCatcataaccattgtcttggtatgcatcatagaatagttgttgatagtccattggaggtggttgttgccaagagggttgatcagatccttgtggctcctcccatctttgattttccCATCCatgatgcatattctcattgtaatttcctcttcctgcaacatagttgtaaccaaactcataggcaaaggggtgagagttcatagtagctaaagaaaataaaaacaaaaaactagtaaaaataagcaactaattcctaaactaacaaaaactagcaaacaagtaaaaagaaaatatttacaataaccgataataaggcacacgtttacaattccccggcaacggcgccattttgacgatcggatttttttccagtaaagaattctcaaataaattctcgttgctagtatagattctaaaccaacaaagattcctttcgtacaaaaacttgtttgtcactaaagaaaacccaataaaaataataaaccgaagtatttaaacctcgggtcatctctcaaggaattgcagggatgtgtatttattattggttatggaagattatctttttggggtttttgaataaggaacaagaaaaataaattgcaataaagtaaattaataattaagaaatctcttggcaaggtatgagaattagacgtcctatcctagttatccttatcaattgtgatgagaattgttcattgctcccacttagttaacccttactaaataaaggaaagtcaagtggacaaatcaatttgattcctcaagtcctagtcaactcctaaggaaagactagcttagagggatccaaatcaaccagcaaatacCAATTATcagtcaacaaaggagtttgataactcaagcgtctccaattactcaaccaaagctaagaatgtaaaaagctgaattaaaatcataaatatgaaatacctcaaaatgcattaaataaagaaatcaaatctaacatggagttcataaaccaaattgggaaaataaataaactagaatgttagaataaataaaagtagaacagaaactaaattaaaggaacattgaacctggaattgggaagaaataaacttaaaactaagagaaatcctcaaacctagagagaggagagagcatctctctctagaaaactacatctaaaacctaaattgtgaatgaatgttgtgtattgagtctctgcttgtcccctggctttagtctgcatttctaggccgaaaactgggtccaaattcagcccaaaatcgcccccagcgttttttgcGATTTTTGCATaaagcgcatgtcacgcgtacgcgtcagtcacgcgtacgcgtcgcttgtcttctgctctagttacgcgtacgcgtcaggtacgcgcacgcgtcgatccccgctggttgtctcctttatttcttgtgttccttccatttttgcaagcttcctttctatcctctaagccattcctgcccccataaagcctgaaaatacttaacgcacagatcacggcatcgaatggtaatgagagaggattaataattaacaattttaaggccaaagaagcatgttttcaatcatactacataattaagaaagaaaatgtaaactcatgcaaattatatgaataagtgagtagagagttgataaaaaccactcaaattagcacaagataaactataaaatagtggtttatcaaccacatttttattaattttagaatttttattcgaACAGTTTAGTTGGACCGATTAGAGATTCAGTTCACCAATTTTTAATTGAACTGGATGATCCGACCGATTTGATAACTATGTTTTTAgcacaataataattttttttttgtaatattataaTGTCGTTTGAATTAtataacatatttttatttttattttataatttgtatGATATTTTAAAAGCATCTGTGCACACGTTTAGccaaatttatacaaaaatatgagtaaaataatattacaaaaacCTCTGACTAATTTAATGGAATTGTTAAAGtcggaatgaaaaaaaaaactatattgaAGTTGATCCAACTAAAACATGTATGGAGTTACTTTTTTATAGAAGTGCTTTCAGCAATATAGTTTAGtgagaaaaattttaaatcaacaaTGCCAGTGGTAACCCTATTTACTAAGGTTTAGATATTGTTGTTACTCAGATTTATAGGATTTCAATTACATAGACATGTTTTTCAATGATGGTAGACTTCACATTAGTCATAATGCTTTTCAAACTAAAGTATCACTGAAAAGTAATGTTTCaacaatataataataacaacaacgaaGTCTTGTCCCATTAGATGAGATCGGCTACTTAGATCAAATAATGTCATTAAGCTCTATCATATATCATGTCTATAAAGAGACCGTCTAAATATAGATCTCATTTGACTACCTCATAGATGATTTTTCTAGGTCTTTCTCTGCCTTTCACCtattgtccatcttccatctcatctacCATCTTGACTGAATACTCTGTCAGTCTTCTTCTCATATGTCTAAACTATTTAAGATGTGATTAtaccatctttttcacaataggtgctactccaactctttcTCTCTTATATTTTCGTTCTATATTCTATCCAattgcgtatgaccactcatccatctcaacatcttcatctctgtcacGCTTAACTTATGTTCGTGTTCTTCTTTGGCCGTCCAATactctgtaccataaagcatagccggtctaatagtagtgcgatagaatttacctttaagttttaaagacacttttttgtcacatataaaaccaaacgcactccgccattttgaccaacctgcttgagTCCTATGATTTATATCATGTACAATCTTTCTATTATTCTGTATGatacacccaagatacttaaaacttttaacttttcgtaggatgttttctccaattttcacctctatattagggtttttcaTTTGCCGGCCGAACTTACGTTCTATATATTTCGTCTTGCTACGACTTATGCGTAAACTATACACTTCTAGAACTTCTCTCCAtaaatccaacttcttatttaggtcttcctttgactctcccataagaatgatatcatcggcaaaaaacaGGAACCATGGCATAGGCTCTTAGATATGCTTTGTGAGTACTTCCAAAACTAATGTGAAAAaatatggacttaaggatgatccctggcgtaatcctataccaatagaaaattcctcagttacaccaccttgagtcttcacactagttgtatccctatcatacatgtctttaattgcacgaatatatgtgaTCATTACTTTCTTCCTTTCCataaccttccataagacctcccttggcaccctatcgtacgcttttttcaaatcaataaatACCACatatagatcccttttattactataatacctctccatcatccttcttaataggcaTGTAGTTTCAGTGgtggatctgcctggcataaaatTAAATTGGTTTTAGCCTCCGTTTTATCACTAttttccataacttcatggtatgactcatgagTTTTATCCCTCTATAATTTTTGCAACtctgtatatcccccttattattgtagataggtaccaatgtgctctttctccactcatctgacattttctttgaccttaaaatctcattaaacaTCTTAGTTAACTAACTGATGTCTTTCTCTCCAAGGcccttccaaacttcaatcgggatattattGGGCCCTACTGTCCTACCATTTTTcatccactttatagcctcttttacctcgaagtctcgaattcTTTAATAGTAGTCAAAATTTTGATCTTCTTCACtcgtgcataaccgaccaagattcggaagagtcttctgtccttcattaaataactcgtagaagtggCTCTTCCACCTTCATTGATTTTCTCATCTTGAACCAAAATCTCTCCGTCTTTAtcttttatgcacttaacctgattcaagtctctcgttcttctttcacggctctttgcgattctatatatacatttttctccttccttcgtgcctaaagactggtagagaccctcatatgctcttgtttttACTTCACTTACAGTCACTTTTGTCtttttcttagccgccttatatttttctcaattatctgcattgcggcacaaaaaccactctttaaagcactcgctttttgcctttatcttttcttgtacactcacattccaccaccaggactcctcgtctcttggtcctatccctctagattcaccaaaactttcttttgttgtttttctaataacttctgccatctccctctatctcctccgCACTTCCATCCTcttcccactttgcctcttctcttatccgtcttaggaagcttctttgttcttcacctttcatccgccactacctcgtccttgggttctccatataatgtcttttcctcaacttttgctcaacgtgaAAATCCATGACGATTATCCTATGATGTATTGTTAAACTCTCTCccgaaataattttacaattaatagaAAATTTTCGGTCAACTCtcttcaacaagaagaagtcgatttgagaacTTGTCATGTCACTCCTATAGGTtgtaagatgttcgtctctctttttaaaacatgtatttgcgatgagaaggtcaaaggttgagaaaaagtccaaaatagttttactatCGATATTGACCAACCCGAAACTATGACCTCTGTAAATACTTCCATACCTAGTCACATTTTTTCTAACATGGCTATTAAATAttctcctaagaaaatcttatctctcgAAAGTATGTCTtagaccaaactctctagatcctcctaAAACATTATCTTGCATTGCTTGTCCGAACCCACTTACGGTGCATAAGCGCTAATTACATGAAAAGTATCTCCTTCCACCACAAATTTAATAGAAATGATCTTATCATCCACTCTCTTGATATCCATTacatccttcttccactgcttatctaCCAAAGTTTGAACTCGAAGGTATTCAATTCCCTAGCCTTTGGACCGacccattttattttttgtaggcaATGATGTTTCAACAATCAAATTGAATATTTAACGAGTTACATTTCCAATTCAAGTCAAATGATTTTGTTGGTCAAATGATCAAATTAAATGAGTAATTGAACTTTGCGTCCAACTTTATAACTTTTGCTGTATAATCTGAATTAAGTTCTTAATTTTTCATGCTCATTACTCACATTGATTTCCATTAACAAAATCAGCTTGTTGAACAATTATTATGATTCAACAACACTTAGTTATGTGTATCTTTCAAAGTGACTTTTAAGCTTAATTACAATAAATTATTTCATCGAATTGTCTTCAAAGTTTAATTAATCTCAGGTAACATAGTCTTTGGTTCACATTGTAGACTCAAATTAATTTATCAGAATCAAGATGCAAGAGGTTCTTCACCTTTACATTTATTCTTACTATACAAACTCAACATGGACCAACCAGCATTTAAAAGTTTGTTGAATCAGATAAGATGCAATTATAGATTCCTCTCTGTTCTTGAACTCATCAATGCCCTCCGGTCGATGCAATTGCGCCGTGGATAACGCGCTGAAAAATTCCGGGACCATGGCCACCATAATTGACATTAATTATTCAAACTTAGAGGGTTTTAAGTACACAGTAAGTTATAATTTGTGGACAAGATTCCAGGATTTTGTTACAACAAAATCATGTACAATAATAGTATTGAGAGACTGTATTAGCTAATAGGAGGTAAATAACCATAATCTAAACAACACATGattgtttgattgattatatCTTCAAGGCCATGCTTGTAGCTAAATCCAAGATCATTTAACTTGTTTGAGGAAATCTCACAAGGAACTTTGTCATAATTATTCTCAGCAACCCTGCatatataagaacaacataagcACCTAATAAAAGCAAAGAAAGATTACTATAGAAAATGAGGGTAACATTTACCTTTTGATGTTTGGGTGAGAATAGTGTTGGTGAAGAAGATTAGCCAACTTTGACAATGGACAACTTAGGCTGCTGCATATGTATCTACCTTGTGCTCTGTCATTCTCCATTAGAAATATGTGTGCATTGCATATGTCTTCAATGTGAACCAAACCTATTGACCCCATTCTTGAATTCACAGCATTTAATATCTTGTAAAATTGAGGttcacctatatatatatggTCAAACATTGTCACATGATAAATAACCTAAGTAAATTCCTACCCTATTGTACAAATTTCATTTTATATGTTTCATGTTATGATGCACACAACTTAGCACATGTATTCAATGCTTTCTGAGAGAAGTAGTTAGTGTTAAAGAGAAATATCATAACCATGGCTTTCTTTCACTTATAGACAGACAAAAGGGTCAATAGAATACTGAGTAACATGGAAATAGGTGGTTGAATTTTCTGGTGAATTAGTTGCTTGATATGCATGTAAAATAGATGGGAAACTAAACCTGTAATTGGTGAGAGAAGAACTTTAAGACTGGAAGGTACATTGGCCGTGAAAAATGGGCCTGCAACAGTGGTTGTTATAACTGACACAAGATCAATTTCGTTCTCTTTTGCAAATTTAAATGCTGCTTCTTCACTTTGAAGCTTTGAAAGTGCATAAACCTGACACTTGCACCAAAACACACAACCACTTAGTCAATTTCGTTACAATGTAACAAAAGTCAACCCAACCATTACTACCTCTTATTTAAAACAATTGAACAACaaaattatgtataaatataaaaatcaaccaatatgtatttgtatatatttatatatgttgattTACAAATAGAATAACAAAACATTTCACAAACGAATAATCCAGTCTGTCATAATAGAATAATCAAACGTTACTAAAAGAGACATTACATGTTGATAATTAAACTAAGCTAAAGAATTCAAGTCGAAAATTACTGGAAGCTTCATAAATAAGAAATTTTCTATTAGTTAAACAAGTGCTTACCCATCCACTTGCTTGTGTGTTCCATACATGATGGGGTTGTACTTGGCAAGATTCATCAACTGTTTGTTTCCATTTTCCATCATTGTCCTTGGCAGTTATGGTACTTATGGAAGATGTGAACACAACCCTTTTCACTGAATTCTTGTACTTCAAGCATGAATTCAGAAGGTTTAAGGTTCCTTTGATTGCAGGGTCTATTATGTTTTCTTGAACATAAGATTCTGCAGTGCAAGTTCTCGTTATTATTATTTCTGTCTTATCAACTTTCAAGGTTAAAGCATTGCTTATGATATTAATTACCAATGTTTTGTTTGTCGTCGACGTTGAATTCCATAGAAGCTGCAACATGGAAAACACCATCGCAGCCTTTTAGAGCCTCATCGAAGCTTCCTTCTTCATTCAAATCTGCTTTGAACAATCTCAATCGGTCACCTCCACCCCACACTGACATTAGGTGTAGTGATTTTTCTGTTGCATTAGAAGCCGGaaaaaatattcattaattaatttaatcttatatgggataaaaaattcaacaaagaTTAAAGTATTAACATATTTTTTTCGTATAGAAAAGTGTAATGACTAATGATTATATAATCAATAATGCTAGGAATCAAGAGCACTAGCCAACAAtaaatcaacaaatatttttgaattatattctatactaattaataatattaattgtcattaattagtggttatttaaattttttttaaagatacaaaattaataattattaattgccTCTTCTTACTCTAATTCACCTTTTACCATTTATTACGCAAACACTAATTCTTATTTCCAAAAAAAATCTTGAAATTCCAAAAACCAAAAAGCACCaaaacataagataaagaatcatccaaattctaagaaaaaaaacatacaaaacataaaaaaaaagaatcatccaataagaaaaaacatacaaaacataggaaaaagaatcatcgaaaactaataaaaagaatcatccgaaatgtaaaaaaaagaaacataaaaaactagttaaaaaaatcattcagAACCAAataagaggagaagaaaaagagcCGCAGGGTGGCCGGCAACGACGTCTTGGACGGCGTTGCATAGACAGTGGGGGACTCGCGGTGGCGTGTTGCGACGAGTGAAGGAGTCGCCATGGATCAAAGTAGTTGATCGCACGTCGCGAATGGGGACCTGGTGGTAGCTACGTCACGACAGATGGAGAGTCGTGGGTGCGAGTGGCGAGCGATGGGGAGTCGCGAGCGGCAAGGGTGCGTCGAGCAAGCGATGGGACGCGAGGAGGATGAAGTAGAAGCGCAATGGTGGCTGTCTTTTCTGCGCAAACGGCAGATGAGGTGGCGGAGAAGGATATAAGGACGACCGGCAATAGCACGCAAGGATGGTGCTGCAGCGACGCTAGCCGTGCGAGGACAAAACCGCGGCAGCGTAGGACATTGGGAAGAGGAATTAGGATTTGTAGTTTTGTGTGGTGAATGGTGAATAGAAGTGAAAATAAATTAGggtaaattttgattaaaaaatttcattaatatcaattaatcaaattttaaatttaaaaaaataatttaaaattaatcattattaattaaattgtttaattCTTGACTGGTGAACACTTAATTCCCTGTACTTTTCCTTATACTTATATAATTTGCAATAGGATAATTGTCACAATTATCATAGGCCTAAACCATATATTTTATAGCTGTtgacaaaatattaaataaatagtcAAAAAATTGTAAAAGTGGATTTATAGGTTCAAAGAATGAAATATGtctaatactaatttttttttctgaggACCTATAATTATTCATCACAAAATTTTAGTAAGactttatttattactttattgTCTTTAAGAACCTATATATGAATTCATC contains:
- the LOC112773141 gene encoding putative anthocyanidin reductase isoform X2 — translated: MEEALNKMVMKVDPSSTTYCVTGATGYIGSYLVEILLQRGYKVHATLRDPEKSLHLMSVWGGGDRLRLFKADLNEEGSFDEALKGCDGVFHVAASMEFNVDDKQNIESYVQENIIDPAIKGTLNLLNSCLKYKNSVKRVVFTSSISTITAKDNDGKWKQTVDESCQVQPHHVWNTQASGWVYALSKLQSEEAAFKFAKENEIDLVSVITTTVAGPFFTANVPSSLKVLLSPITGEPQFYKILNAVNSRMGSIGLVHIEDICNAHIFLMENDRAQGRYICSSLSCPLSKLANLLHQHYSHPNIKRVAENNYDKVPCEISSNKLNDLGFSYKHGLEDIINQTIMCCLDYGYLPPIS
- the LOC112773141 gene encoding putative anthocyanidin reductase isoform X1; amino-acid sequence: MEEALNKMVMKVDPSSTTYCVTGATGYIGSYLVEILLQRGYKVHATLRDPEKSLHLMSVWGGGDRLRLFKADLNEEGSFDEALKGCDGVFHVAASMEFNVDDKQNIESYVQENIIDPAIKGTLNLLNSCLKYKNSVKRVVFTSSISTITAKDNDGKWKQTVDESCQVQPHHVWNTQASGWCQVYALSKLQSEEAAFKFAKENEIDLVSVITTTVAGPFFTANVPSSLKVLLSPITGEPQFYKILNAVNSRMGSIGLVHIEDICNAHIFLMENDRAQGRYICSSLSCPLSKLANLLHQHYSHPNIKRVAENNYDKVPCEISSNKLNDLGFSYKHGLEDIINQTIMCCLDYGYLPPIS